Below is a genomic region from Medicago truncatula cultivar Jemalong A17 chromosome 3, MtrunA17r5.0-ANR, whole genome shotgun sequence.
CTTGTTCAAAAGCAAATCTGGTATAGATGTCAATCATTTGTTTAGCCTGCAATAGAGCAGAATATCGTAATCAGTTTATGCTGTCATACAAACTTCTGAATACACTATAATCTTGACGAATAGAATATGTGGACCTCATTTTCTGCCTCTTCTGGAGTTGCGTGAGCAGTATGACCTTCTTGCCAAAGAAATTCAAGAGTTCTAACAAATGGTTTAGTGCGCATCTCCCATCTTGTGACATTTGCCCACTGAAGCACGTTCATTCAACAGGTAAAAGAACAGGTTAGATTGTCAAATCatagaagaaagaaagtttTTGCGTACAAACGAAACCAGGTCATCGCTTACCTGATTAATCAAGAGAGGAAGATCACGGTAGCTATGGATCCACTGCGTAAACATGTGATTCACAATGGTTTCACTTGTAGGTCGGACCTGCCACAGCCTCAAGAAATGGAAAAATCAAAGACAAAACCTTAGGTCACAGCTTTTCAACGAATATTGTAGATGACTAATTTCTTCAATTTAGCTTAACACCAAACAATATGTGAACGGAAACTGTCATAACAAAAGGTTGAAGAGCATGCATAccacgagcttctcttcaagTTCCTTTCCACCCCCAATTGTCACTACTGCTAACTCCGGACTGAAACCCTCAACATGACTTGCTTCTTTCTCTATAAACGAGTAAGGAATAAACTACAGAACAGATTTGTGAGAAATCATCAAACAAATGATGGGTAATGAAAGTTGATGTTATGGCGATAATCATATACCGCATTATCAAGATATCACTTTGTACAACCCTCATTTTCTTGCACTACAAACCGTACAAAATATAAGCACGGGCTAGCTAGAAAGCACAAATACAAAAACATGACAAGCATACAATACAATATGATCGCACTAACCCAAGTACaagcaaaatttaaaatttaaaggattcaataaaattataaaacatcatataagatCAACAGAAACAACATAATCTTAAGTAAAAAGGAAGAATTAATACTTAGAAATAAGCATGAATCATAGTAGACATAGTAAAAtgctaaaatttatttaacaatacACGTCGAAAAAATTAAGCTAGGAATATCTGATCTGACACTATGGGCTGGCTTGGACTGACTTATTCGAGCTCATTTACTAGCATAAGCAATTGTGacactgtttgggagaacttacgAAAACAGATTAAGTTATGACGTgttcataaactgttttcagcttatttccctAGTTCACTAGGATAGCTTATAAGTTATACAAAAATagttgagtttattttattttgtgttataGAAATGGCTTATAAGTTGACTTTGTTGTGCCTATATAAGCtgcaaaataagttgtttatccaaacaaggccaTATAATTGATTTAATAAAACTACTATCAAAATCATTAAAGTAAAACAGGTGCCTCCTATGCAAACAGATTGCAgagatatatataaaattaattaagtatGATAATTAATCCTTACCTGTGGAAAATACATGTTACTATGTCCAGTCTCCTTGAATTTCACATTCAAATAATCctacacaaacaaaaataaataaattaaaaagataagaattgaaacaaaaaataaacgcgagtgaagagaaaaaagaatgaACCTGAATGGCTTCCCAAATTGCGTAACCATAGGGACGAATAACCATTGTACCGCGAACCGGACCGTAATCGGCTAATTCAGCATTGGCTATGATATCGAGATACCACGCATTGAAGTCTTGTGACCTAGGTGTGATGACTCGGTCAGGGACTCGATTCTTCGAGTTGTCGACTCGGTCTTTGGTCTCTGCTGCAGTGGTTTTGGCGGAGAAGGTGGCGGTGAAAGGCTGGTGACGGCGGCGGAGAATGATTGAGGAACGGTGAGAGATTGCGGTTGTTGAGGGAGAGGAGAAGAGGTGAGTGAAAGAAGATAGCTTGAGAGACACCATTTGTGTGGTTTTTGGAGAAGAGAGTGAAAGAGGAAGTAGAGAGTGGGATGAGGTTTTGTTTTGACTAGCttctgttattttttatttattttaagtaaataacattttttttccaagttcaattactaatattttataaaaaaaatttcaaatattgcacatgttatacaaattcatttcaatacttcttttatgatattaatgaaCTAATAAGAAGATATAAATTATTACTCTAATTATATATACTCTCTGTGTCCTTTAATGTAGCCACCAAATGtaaaccttttttcaaattacaagatgcatttattttttttcttctaaatatgcccttaattaatactactaacttgtctttgaaatttgaaaagtcaaatttaatacatacaaacaaaggacaatttggtaatattaacacacaaaacagacacattaattacactgacaacttttcttaagaaatgtgaaaaaagcaaAGGGGGTTTACAtattgggacggagggagtaatactTTAGATAAGATACAATGATATGATTTATCAAACTAAGAAAATCAAGAGAGAAGGAAGTATGATTATAtgtttagatttttcaaaaatggTGTTTTCACATAAACTAAAGTGCGGTATTTATACTACTAAATTTTTCACTATTACATGTatgaaattatttgttttactGTTCTAAGTTGACATTTAGATAGATAATTGACTCTTACTATTATAAGTTGACATTATGGATAGATATTTCAACCTAAATAGTGAGATATCTATAATTCTAGGATAATTTAggattttattatttcttacaACAAATTCATTACAATGATATTTTTAGTTCTTTTCAATTGAGTATCTTCGCATGTAACTATATAGAATATTCTTTGCATTTTTAAAACTAGATTTGATTATAAGGAATATGGTTAAGTTGAAAGATTAAAAGATCATTTATCATCTCATTCAAGTGTTTTTAGAGCATATATTTCACACAAAAAGGTTAAAAACATATTATAGGATTAATCAATTCATTATAATAATGAgtagaataaaaaatatgtacaCAAACAAAGTTTATGTCCATCTTAGGGTGCAATTCACTTTCAACTGTAAATTGAGTGGTAATATCGATTATCTCGCAAATCACGTAGTCTTAATTGGCTCCGTCAAAAAAAGTCTTAATTGATATAATATAAACTATCAAAGATTTAATTGACTAAGTTGCacattttaacattaaaaaaaacataaaattaaaggaCTCTATTTTGGTTCAGTCCTTTCAAAACCAAATGTCACTAAGTGCaccttttaattaaaatgaggGACGAACATACTGTTTTATAAAGACTGGCAACAATCTTGAATCAAACATGCCTTCGGCCACCGTGTTCAAATTTAACAGATGGGAAATTAAGAGAAAATTTTATAGTAATTGCAAAAATCatctaagaaaataaattcaGCAGAACACTAACATGTCATAAAAGGAACCACGTACTATTCGCCCAAAAAGGCAAGGAACTAAGTACTACAAACACAGTTCTAGATAAATTAGCACACTAGGAAACACCAGGCCACAATACCTGAgtaatgcatgaaaataaatcaaaatttgatagggaaaaaaatagtaaaaaggtGGTTTCTGTGAATTTAGCAACAAATAGCCAGAAGCCACATGTTACTTCATATTTAACACCAAAACAACTTTTCTATGTCGATTTCAGTATACAATTTTCAGGCATTGTACAAGCTACATAGGATCAAAACTTCCAATTGCACAGACTCTCCAAATTAATGTTTGGTAGAAAATTGGAGCAGATTTCAGCCAAGTAATCTGTTCGTAGAGGGTTCAAATTTAATTCTCCTGAAACTGATGACCACAGCGAGTGCATGTGTAAAAAGTAGTCTGCCCTTCATCCGCCGATCTCATCTGAAATTAGGTAAGATTTAGATACATAAATTTTGAGTACTAAACTAGCTTCAAATTAAATTGGCAAAGCTTCATTGTGAAGTCTCATAATACCTGTCTGGTATAAAAGGCAGCTTCACCATGACCACATTTTTCACATGTCTTGTTGACCTGTAAAGAAACATAACACTAAAACATGTAAACATCCGCTTAAAGATCGATCATGTCATTTCATACTGCAGGATGCATTACCTTAGACAATTGCACCTTCTGTTCCTCAATTAGATCGATTCCAAGTTCTCTTCTGATATCCTGCCAACCACAAAGTACACAAGGATCATTTGCCAATAATCGATAATATGTGAATTTGTACGTGCTTAAAATCAAGACACAAATTTTTCTATATTGATATCAAAATCCTAACCTAGATTGATATTTCAAAAAGCCAAATTATTCATTCATACTTCTAAAACAGTGATCTTTTCACTATATCCCACCACGACAAAGTAAATCAAGGTATCGTTTACTTGGCTGGGAGCTTAGATCAGGGAAAAATGCACTATGGTGTAAAGTGATGAAAGGTAAATATAACAGAGCTAATATGGAGGAGGATATAGTAATAGCAACAACAGCTGGTTCTGCATTGTGGAAGACTATAGTGAGGGCGTGGCCGAATTTCGCTCAATATGAGTATCGTTCTGTTGGTAATGGAATGATTACAATGGCTTGGAATCTGATAGGTGTGTGTGTGAATTGATGAATAACACAGTGACAATTGATATGAGAAATAAACTGTAATTGTATTACTGGAAGAACAATTACAATTGCTGTAATATGGATAAGACAAAATAACAAACTGATAGTGTTAGCTATCAGTCCCAAGCACGCAGTGCTCCCCAAGAAATCACTAAGAAGTGACCCCACACAAATAACAGAAAATGATAGGATCCTTATTCTCTCTGACACCTTCCACTTAAGTAGGCACATTCTCATGCACCTCTTGTAGCCACGTCAtgcttctttcttttccttgtgTATACTTTCCAAGTCTTATGATTTAGCCCATAATCAAGGCCCACAACTTCAGTAGTCTCATTGTTAGCACCTCTTCTATCAATACCTCCTTCCTTCAAAACATCCTTGTCCTCAAGGATAAATTCTGGAAACTGGCCACGCAAGACATCATCATCTTCCCAAGTCACATCATCTACAGACTTATGCTTCCACTGAATCAAACTTTGTGGAACTGTTACCCCTTCCCTCACAGTTACTCTAGAACCCAGCACTCTTTCAGGATAGTGATCATCTTCTGCAGCCAACTCTAATTCCTTAGGAAGATCTCCCTGCACATCAAAATCTCCCACAGCCTTCTTGAGCAAAGATACGTGAAAAACTGGGTGTATCTTTGATTGATCAGGCAACTTCAATTTGTAGGCCACCTCTCCTACTTTTGCAATTATCTGAAAAGGACCATAGAAGCGAGCAGCAAGCTTCTGGTTGATTCTCTTAATCACAGAATGTTGTCTATGTGGTCTCAACTTGAGGAAAACCCATTCTCCAACTTCAAACTTAACATCCCTTCTCTTCATGTCAGCATATTTCTTCATCTGTTGTTGAGCTCTTAACAAATGCTCTTTCAGTTGTGACAAAGCTTCGTCTCTTTCATTTAGTTCTAAAGCAACAGCTGCTACTTTAGTTTCATTGCTCAAAAACCTCAGCATATTAGGAGCTTGTCGCCCATAGACCACCTCAAAAGGAGTTCTTCCAATGGAGATGTGATAGGTGGTATTATACCAGAATTCTGCCCAGGGTATCCAATGTGACCAAGACTTTGGCTGTTCAGAAGCAAAGCACCTCAAATAGCTTTCTAAACACCGATTGAGGACCTCAGTTTGTCCATCTGACTCCGGATGATAAGAAGAGCTCATATTCAGCTTAGTACCTTGTAGCTTGAACAACTCTCTCCAAAAATGGCTGATAAAAATAGGATCTCTATCACTGATGATAGATTGTGGAATTCCATTCAACCTCTATTTCTTCATCGCTTTCAGCTCCTTCCACTTCCAGCGCTACAATCTCTCCTTCTTCGTTCAAGGTTTCTCCCTCTCCCAAGATCAACACTCGCATCGCACGTTCAGGACACTTATGGAGGGTGGGATGATACTTACCCCCACATCTGAAGCACAACCCTTTTTCTCGCCTCTCAGCCATCTCTTTGTTGTGGATGCTTCGAATTCCCTTCCATTTCTCTGTAGATCCAGAATTTTCACCCTTCTTTGCAGTAGAAAACACAGAGGCCGTTGAATTTGAGTTAGATCCCGTCAAACCCGTTTTCTGAACCGGGTTGGCCCGACTCCCATTTCCAGATCGGGTCGTGTTCTGGTAAATTGACCCGCTCCGATCCCTCATCTGTGACCCAGCCCAATCATTACGGCCCACTCTCTCATTCGCTCCTTTCCTTCCATAGGATTTGTCATCGTCGTCTTCCTCCTTCAACTCATCTTCAACGTCCTTCGCCATACGCATCATTTGCATCCTGCTCTGAGGATTTAATGTACGCACCCTTCTCCGGATCTGGGGTTGTAACCCACTCATGAAGTATCCCAAATACTGTTCTTCAGGAAGCTTCCCCACCTGAGAAGAGAGTAACTCAAACGCTTCCACATACTCTTCCACGCCTCTTTTCTGACGTAAGGTGGACAATTCTTCGAACGGATTCTCTAATTGACGACCACCATAACGAGCGATCAGCGCTTTCTTCAATTTCTCCCAAGATAATTCATCCTCTGTTTCCATCAACAGATTAAACCAATGAATTGTTGTTCCTTCCATGCTAAGGCGTGCGAGTTTTACGCGCATCTCCTCCGACGTCTTCTGTACGTCAAAGTAGATCTCAGCTCTAGTAATCCATCCTACAGGATCGTCTCCTTCAAACACCGGCAACTTAACCTTCTTTCCGGAAAGTCGCGATTCCTGAAATTGGTTGGCGGAAGATTCACTCGTCTGAGTAAACTCCGGTGATGGTCGCTTCTCTAGCTGTTTGCTTAATTCACTCAACACAGCGCTCTGTTGTTGCATTGTAACACTCTGTTGTTGCATCTGTTGCGAGAGTACCAACAACGCTGACTTCATCTCACCCATCTCTGCTTCTAGGGCGTCAACTCTTTCTCCCATCTTAGGCTTTGGTGGCATCTACAATTCCGGTACGGTGGTGATTTTGATCCGGTAGGTCGGACCAATTGATAGGTGTGTGTGTGAATTGATGAATAACACAGTGACAATTGATATGAGAAATAAACTGTAATTGTATTACTGGAAGAACAATTACAATTGCTGTAATATGGATAAGACAAAATAACAAACTGATAGTGTTAGCTATCAGTCCCAAGCACGCAGTGCTCCCCAAGAAATCACTAAGAAGTGACCCCACACAAATAACAGAAAATGATAGGATCCTTATTCTCTCTGACACCTTCCACTTAAGTAGGCACATTCTCATGCACCTCTTGTAGCCACGTCAtgcttctttcttttccttgtgTATACTTTCCAAGTCTTATGATTTAGCCCATAATCAAGGCCCACAACTTCAGTAGTCTCATTGTTAGCACCTCTTCTATCAGAATCATAGTTGGATTGCCGTGGATTATAAAATTGCTGATATAGATATACCCCCAAATCTGCAGCAAGTTTCAGTGGCAGCAGGATTGGTGGATGAAGTGGAAATCGGAATGACCAAATGATTGATTGGTTGCCTAGTGAAATTCAAATCAAGATTAAATATATTCTGCCTCCACACCAGGAGTTAGGGGCTGATATGAATTTATGTCCGGGAGATGTGTTTGGCAATTTCACAGTTGCCAGTACTTATTCTCTATTATGTGATCATGCTTCTATGGACAGAAATGACAACTGGAAAAGAATTTGGAGGCTGGGGGTACCTGAGAGAGTTAAGAGCTTTTTGTGGCTTGTCCTTCATGGGAGCCTAATAActaaagagagaaagaacaaaatACATTTGAGAACTCCGTATTGTATCCATTGTAGAGAGcaaattgaaacaaaacaacatgTGTTGATAGATTGTTCTCAAGCACTTGCCATTTGGCTGAATGTGGTTCCTACAAGCATGaggagatttttttatttttttttatagcattCTCTTTGACGGGGTGGGTTTAAACGTGAATTGCACAGTTGAATGGGAAAGTAATTTGCAGTGGAGAGACTATTGGGCTTTAGCTTGTCATCATGTTTGGAGTTGGAGAAATAAAGAGATACACAATGAGAATTTTTCTAGACCAATTAACACATGGAGAGAAGCACTTACCAAATTGAAGGAGTATTATATGGCTCAgggatatttcaaaaaaaaaatatggctcAGAGGGCTGAAGCTGTGATCAATGGCAGCATGCACAACAGGTTCAGATCAGTTGGAAACCTCCTTTGACGGGTTGGGTAAAATTGAATAAGGATGGAGCCAGCATAGGCGAGCTTTGGGGAGTTTTGCTTGGGCTTCAGATGGTGATTGATCGAGGATTCAAGGCGGTGGAGACTGGAGTTGTGTATTGATTCCCAAGCAGTTATCATGATTCATGAGTATTAAGAAAGGGTGTGTTAGTGCCAATGGTTGGAGACCAGTGCAGAAAATTCGGCAACTAATGGAGCGTGAGCGGGAAATAACGATAAGTCATTCTTATCGGGAAGCGAACATGTGTGCAGATGGACTTGCTAATATTGGATGTCGTAGTAGCACAAATTTAATAGTTTATGATGATTGTCCTAATCAGATTAGGCAGGTGTATCTTGATGATGTAGAGGGAGTTCCCACTCCTCTTTTAGTTTAACGgtagtttctttttctttctttcttttttctggGCTTAGCCCTCttgtatccaaaaaaaaaaaaaaaacagtttatcgTAGATCTGTGAATTATATGTGCCTAAGTCATAGCAGAGGTGGacataatcaatttcatctAAACACACTAGCATTGAACATGGATGATATATGATAAGAGTGGTATTGTGACTCTGTTCAAGAAGAGCCAGTCTCCAGAAAATAGAGAAGAAATCTAGAATTAGAAGAAAGAAGTTTGGAGCAATTTTTCTCTGCTAGTTCATTCATCACTCGTCAATATAGTGATGATCCTTTGCAAAGTGTGCAGTGGTTTCAATATACTCTCTATCCAAACACCTAGTCACTCAGCCGTAGGAACTATAAGCCAGTTATAGAACATAGTAATATAATCATAGGATAGGGGATGGATATAACATGCTTAAATTGGTCAATAAAACTAAGATCTGCAAAAACATACCTCAGCAGAAATTGTGTAACTTATTTCCTTTCCTTTAATATCTGAAGAAGACAAGGACATTCAGTTAGGACTTATAATGGgttttttaaacacaaaaaatattagttCACTTGCGCACAATATGCACAACAAATTGTTTACTGCATATGCAAGGACAGTAATGATCTAAAACACACATTCTTACATCCAGAAGCACCATAGAAGCCTATTCTGACTGATGAATCATAAAATAGCTTACATATACAGTGTCTTCATTTGTAATCAGTTGAGGGAACCGTGAGCATTGTTCCACACAAGTGACAGAACAAAAAATCGCGACCACGTGAATACATTGGCACTGTTTTAGGGTTACCTCGCCGGAGAAAGGGTTGCGTCGTCGGAGACGTGGTCCGGCACAGGGAGAAGTTGCGCACAGAGATGAAGTATTGCCGCCACAGGAGAGAGAGTGGGAGGTTCGCGGCGGCGGTGCCGCTGGTCTGGGTGGCTgagtttcttcttctctttttcagTTGTTGAGTTTTTTGGCGAGAATAAAAGGTAAGGGAATGGGTGAAAAGTATATAACAACTAAGGGGTAGAGAGATGAGGTTTTCCACTTTTGCCCTTGtcaacaaaaacgaaaattgcTCTGTTTACCACAAATCACAGCCAGGCTTTCATGACAATTCATAACAATCAACCACCGCCGTAGTCATCACACTAGATCAGGTGGACTTGCATATTTGGAAGACTTGCGATGTGTTTTTGTTCAATGttttttgattaattaagaTGCTAAAGATAAAAGAAGGATAATACCTTAGCGGTGGTGCTGGATAAAAGCAAATAGATTTTCTTGCACATGCTGTAAAATGCTAATTATGATGAATAAAATATACAATAGTCTCAGTTTTATCAaagattgtaaaaaataaaaaatatcattaaaaggTAAACTCGTTGCCTCTccctcttatttttattttgacgtCATTGCCTCTCTCTTTTGATcccatttatatttattttttttattatatttatatataataaaatcaaattattgtaaatttaatgagttattttaacgactaaattaaaatatttcaaatatttaatcaagcaagtaaatataataatttaattgtgtttgaaaaatgtattttaatttcttaatgaagtaaaattaaaattaaactacatTAACTTCAttacaaaattaaacaattataataaaattgtatagTATTAACTTTCTTAGTATAAGGATATTTTggtctttttcaaaattaaacacacttctctcttctctatttctctcctttctctctcgtAACAAACAACCTAttaaatctactctatttctctcttatttctctcttctcatactctctcttacctatttctctcttcacaatttCTCTTCTTAACCAAACGACCCTTTAAAAACTAATGAATAGTAcataaaacttatttatttatataagttCAAACGGACTTCAAGCAGTAAACTCATTTGCCCAATAATGACTTGAATGACACTTAGTAGTCAATGATTAAATAaggtgatttttattttgttaaatacaTGAAATAACAATAGCTACTTGAAAAAGTGAAGGAGTCGGAGTTTGTAGCCCGATCATATCGTTCAGCTTAACAATTGCATCATTTTTTCCGTTTGAGTTGTCACTTATGGATAATGTGATTGTGTAATAATAACAACAGTGTCCATCAGTCACAGTTCCGTTGCCCCAATATCACCCTCcatatatttcttttcttttctttttatgggCATTGACATACAACAACTAACCACATTAACTAATAAACCAACAACTATTTGAAATTTAATGGCAAATTGTGAAGTTTTCTGCATCTTGCAAGCCATCACCTATAATGGTATTTACCGATCTTTCTCTCTTGTGAGTTGTTAATGTTAAAGTGAGATAACTTAACTCTTGCATGTTTTTATAGTTGTTGAATGAAATCTTGTATCTTGGACTCTTCCCCAAATTTACTATTTGATGTTTATCATGTGAAATTAGAAATTGTGGGTTATTTGCCTAAACAAGATGAAATtatcataagaaataaaaaatagccTTAATTTGACTCATAAGTAACTTTAATTAACTTGCCTATCAATATAGCCTATAGGTAtgcatgttttctttttctttattttatccCTTATTTGTGATCAAACCGTACTTTTTGACAGCAAAGATGAacattcatatttaaattgaataaagGTCATTACAAATGATAGAATCAATAGGGTTTGGGACAGTTCCCACCCAACTAGAACCTACATTACTAGAGATGCAAGCCAAGCCAAGCCAAGCCATGAGCTGCTTCATTCTTACATTTACTAATCTGAACTGCAAtaaaattgtttatcaaagaaagTACAGTAAATCTAAACCGTCAAGGATTGCAATATCAATAATATCTGCCACTTGCAAGAAATCATGGACACATTTCAAGCATGTATATAGAATGGAACATATTCAAAGATATACTGTATTTCATCTGCCGTTTTTCTGTATATGTAATATGTTGAATAAGAGTATCCGTAAGATAGAAATGTAAAATTAGCAAGTTGATGATTTTCTTATTACCTCTACTTT
It encodes:
- the LOC112420268 gene encoding DNA-directed RNA polymerase I subunit RPA12, which gives rise to MSLSSSDIKGKEISYTISAEDIRRELGIDLIEEQKVQLSKVNKTCEKCGHGEAAFYTRQMRSADEGQTTFYTCTRCGHQFQEN